AATGTTCATCAATATATTCTAGTAGTGGACGGAGTTGAGGATGTTGTCTGTTTTTTACTTCATCAGTGACAAGAACTGTATGTCGCCGCATTAGTGAAACGAGAATACGGTAGACTTCAGCCTTAATCACCAGTTCATAGCCAAGTTTTTTCTGTTCATATTCCGCAATTAAGTTTGTGACCTGATGAACAAGATCTTCGTCATTTTCGATCTTATTCTGGAAACAAATATGATTTTCTAACAGAGGGGCAATGTACTTCGTCTGACAAACGTCTTCTTTATAGCTTAGCAGGAAGACAAGGTCAATGATAATATAGGATTCGATAAGATGGCTGCAACAGTTTTCTACATAATGGATGTCGTTGGGATTGATAATGACTAAGTCTCCTGCATTAACAGGGATTGGTTGAGAGTTGCAGTGAATAAGAGCTGTTCCCTTTTCTATATAGAAAATCATAAATTCTTTATGCCAATGCTTTTTTAAAATGGGTCCATGTTCATGATATTCTCTGCGTCTTATTATT
This window of the Methylomusa anaerophila genome carries:
- a CDS encoding AraC family transcriptional regulator, translating into MIITDSGQMIDQNIKSDFPIIIRRREYHEHGPILKKHWHKEFMIFYIEKGTALIHCNSQPIPVNAGDLVIINPNDIHYVENCCSHLIESYIIIDLVFLLSYKEDVCQTKYIAPLLENHICFQNKIENDEDLVHQVTNLIAEYEQKKLGYELVIKAEVYRILVSLMRRHTVLVTDEVKNRQHPQLRPLLEYIDEHYQQKITLKKLAALANVSPYHLCRLFKSIIGMPPIEYINHLRISEAKKLLEQHHHLKVGEVAQIVGFNDSNYFSRLFKKYNHISPINMQKDRHKL